In Hyperolius riggenbachi isolate aHypRig1 chromosome 10, aHypRig1.pri, whole genome shotgun sequence, a genomic segment contains:
- the LOC137535579 gene encoding adenylyltransferase and sulfurtransferase MOCS3-like: MELQKLREEIRVLKGQLAANQRGESGAAPPCQAGGCSSHRSSSCHPRDCHHGDEGDNRSSSCHPRDSHHGDEADDWSSSCHQEVSRHGDEANDRSSSCHPRDCHHGDAADGRSSSCHQGDRHQGHEADDRSSSGHQRDSQSILPGERASSDHQKGIPPLHMENYSSFHQPDTFPSQLHHDDRSSCPGPSKSSLSNAEILRYSRQLVLPELGVRGQLHLSQASVLVIGCGGLGCPLAQYLAAAGVGRLGLVDYDTVEMSNLHRQVLHTEERVGTPKATSVAAALQQLNSSVECVPYQVMLRPDNALHLVRQYDIIADCSDNVPTRYLVNDACVASGKPLVSASALRWEGQLTTYNHQDGPCYRCLFPTPPPPETITNCADGGVLGLVPGIMGSLQALEVLKIACKMAPAFSGVLLMYDALDGRFRHIKLRGKRPDCAACGGGGDQPLLEDYEAFCGSSASDKCRSLHLLRSEERLTVHQYQKLLEDRIPHLLIDVRPIVEVDICRLEHSIHIPLHHLEEHNPTSLELLQRKWVELQEGSGQSERKLITICKLGNDSQKAVRILQRVMEDVQVMDVAGGLMAWAAKIDPTFPRY; this comes from the coding sequence ATGGAGCTGCAGAAGCTGAGAGAGGAGATCCGAGTCCTGAAGGGGCAACTGGCGGCCAATCAGAGGGGAGAGTCGGGGGCTGCCCCTCCATGCCAGGCTGGGGGCTGCTCCTCTCACAGGTCCTCTTCCTGTCACCCTAGAGACTGTCACCATGGGGATGAGGGTGATAACCGGTCCTCTTCATGTCACCCTAGAGACAGTCACCATGGGGATGAGGCGGATGACTGGTCCTCTTCATGTCACCAGGAAGTCAGTCGCCATGGGGATGAGGctaatgacaggtcctcttcatgtCACCCTAGAGACTGCCACCATGGGGATGCGGCTGATGGCAGGTCCTCTTCATGTCACCAGGGAGATCGTCACCAAGGGCATGAGGCtgatgacaggtcctcttcaggtCACCAGAGGGACTCTCAATCTATCTTGCCTGGCGAAAGAGCGTCTTCAGATCATCAGAAAGGAATCCCTCCGCTACACATGGAGAATTACTCCTCCTTTCACCAGCCGGACACGTTCCCATCACAGCTCCATCAcgatgacaggtcctcttgtcCTGGACCCTCCAAGTCATCACTGAGCAATGCTGAGATCCTGCGCTATAGCCGGCAGCTGGTGCTCCCGGAGCTGGGGGTCAGGGGTCAGCTCCACCTCTCTCAGGCTTCAGTGCTGGTGATTGGTTGCGGTGGTCTGGGCTGCCCCTTGGCACAATATCTTGCCGCAGCTGGAGTTGGCAGGCTGGGACTGGTGGACTACGACACGGTAGAGATGAGCAATCTTCATAGACAGGTCCTCCATACCGAAGAGAGGGTAGGAACCCCGAAAGCCACATCTgtggcagcagccctgcagcagctGAACTCTTCAGTGGAATGTGTGCCGTACCAGGTCATGCTCCGCCCTGACAATGCCCTGCACCTGGTGAGGCAGTATGACATCATAGCAGACTGCTCAGACAATGTCCCCACCCGTTATCTGGTGAATGATGCTTGTGTGGCCTCTGGGAAGCCTCTAGTGTCAGCTAGCGCCCTCCGCTGGGAGGGGCAACTCACCACCTATAACCACCAGGATGGGCCATGTTACCGTTGCCTGTTCcctaccccacctcctcctgaaaCCATCACCAACTGTGCCGATGGCGGAGTTCTGGGTCTGGTTCCCGGCATCATGGGgtccctacaggctctggaggtgctgaaaatTGCCTGCAAGATGGCGCCAGCTTTCAGTGGGGTCCTTCTAATGTATGATGCCCTCGATGGGCGTTTCCGCCACATCAAGCTGCGAGGAAAGCGACCAGACTGCGCTGCCTGCGGCGGAGGAGGGGACCAGCCTCTGCTGGAGGATTATGAAGCATTCTGCGGGTCCTCAGCTTCTGACAAATGCCGGTCACTCCATCTGCTGAGATCTGAGGAGCGCCTGACTGTCCACCAGTACCAGAAGCTTCTGGAAGATCGCATTCCCCACCTGCTGATTGACGTGCGACCAATCGTCGAGGTGGACATCTGTCGCCTGGAGCATTCCATCCACATCCCGCTTCACCATCTAGAGGAACATAATCCCACCTCCCTGGAGCTGCTCCAGAGGaagtgggtggagttacaggagggcagtggccaatcagaaaggaaaCTTATAACCATCTGCAAGCTGGGAAATGATTCGCAGAAGGCGGTGAGGATTCTGCAGAGAGTAATGGAGGATGTCCAAGTGATGGATGTTGCCGGGGGACTGATGGCATGGGCTGCAAAGATTGACCCCACCTTCCCCAGATACTAA